In a genomic window of Procambarus clarkii isolate CNS0578487 chromosome 10, FALCON_Pclarkii_2.0, whole genome shotgun sequence:
- the LOC138363170 gene encoding uncharacterized protein, whose product MHCQVFHICLFDKDTKMLCPNGTIFNQEHFTCSWWKMVDCSTAQSFYELNNEIGVVPVDSPYQVRSPRGTASFTAPSVPLSPFIFMMFPSRVAKEIPSQQPL is encoded by the coding sequence ATGCACTGCCAGGTGTTCCACATCTGTCTCTTCGACAAAGACACTAAGATGCTGTGCCCCAACGGTACCATCTTCAACCAGGAGCACTTCACCTGCAGCTGGTGGAAGATGGTCGACTGTTCCACAGCCCAGTCCTTCTACGAACTCAACAACGAGATCGGAGTCGTCCCTGTTGACAGCCCCTACCAGGTGCGGTCCCCCAGAGGCACCGCTTCCTTCACCGCCCCCAGTGTCCCCCTGTCACCCTTCATCTTCATGATGTTTCCTTCTCGTGTAGCGAAGGAAATCCCATCCCAACAACCTCTATAG